Proteins encoded within one genomic window of Macaca fascicularis isolate 582-1 chromosome 16, T2T-MFA8v1.1:
- the WNT3 gene encoding proto-oncogene Wnt-3 isoform X1, with protein MEPHLLGLLLGLLLGGTRVLAGYPIWWSLALGQQYTSLGSQPLLCGSIPGLVPKQLRFCRNYIEIMPSVAEGVKLGIQECQHQFRGRRWNCTTIDDSLAIFGPVLDKATRESAFVHAIASAGVAFAVTRSCAEGTSTICGCDSHHKGPPGEGWKWGGCSEDADFGVLVSREFADARENRPDARSAMNKHNNEAGRTTILDHMHLKCKCHGLSGSCEVKTCWWAQPDFRAIGDFLKDKYDSASEMVVEKHRESRGWVETLRAKYSLFKPPTERDLVYYENSPNFCEPNPETGSFGTRDRTCNVTSHGIDGCDLLCCGRGHNTRTEKRKEKCHCIFHWCCYVSCQECIRIYDVHTCK; from the exons GTCCCTGGCCCTGGGCCAGCAGTACACATCTCTGGGCTCACAGCCCCTGCTCTGCGGCTCCATCCCAGGCCTGGTCCCCAAGCAACTGCGCTTCTGCCGCAATTACATCGAGATCATGCCCAGCGTGGCCGAGGGCGTGAAGCTGGGCATCCAGGAGTGCCAGCACCAGTTCCGGGGCCGCCGCTGGAACTGCACCACCATAGATGACAGCCTGGCCATCTTTGGGCCCGTCCTCGACAAAG CCACCCGCGAGTCGGCCTTCGTGCACGCCATCGCCTCGGCCGGCGTGGCCTTCGCCGTCACCCGCTCCTGCGCCGAGGGCACCTCCACCATTTGCGGCTGTGACTCGCATCATAAAGGGCCGCCTGGCGAAGGCTGGAAGTGGGGCGGCTGCAGCGAAGACGCTGACTTCGGGGTGTTAGTGTCCAGGGAGTTCGCGGACGCGCGTGAGAACAGGCCGGACGCACGCTCGGCCATGAACAAGCACAACAACGAGGCGGGCCGCACG ACTATCCTGGACCACATGCACCTCAAATGCAAGTGTCACGGGCTGTCGGGCAGCTGTGAGGTGAAGACCTGCTGGTGGGCGCAGCCTGACTTCCGTGCCATTGGCGACTTCCTCAAGGACAAGTATGACAGCGCCTCGGAGATGGTAGTAGAGAAGCACCGTGAGTCCCGAGGCTGGGTGGAGACCCTCCGGGCCAAGTACTCGCTCTTCAAGCCGCCCACTGAGAGGGACCTGGTCTACTACGAGAACTCACCCAACTTTTGTGAGCCCAACCCGGAGACGGGTTCTTTTGGCACAAGGGACCGGACTTGCAACGTCACCTCCCATGGCATTGATGGCTGCGATCTGCTCTGCTGTGGCCGTGGCCACAACACGAGGACGGAGAAGCGGAAGGAAAAATGCCACTGCATCTTCCACTGGTGCTGCTACGTCAGCTGCCAGGAGTGTATTCGCATCTACGATGTGCACACCTGCAAGTAG
- the WNT3 gene encoding proto-oncogene Wnt-3 isoform X2 yields the protein MPSAPLPRGAPRAGAAGIGASERRGGDPGAGSTIGLGTSGPVAAALGRPSQRRRGARAAPAPHSPPSRRWNWDGPLSTRESAFVHAIASAGVAFAVTRSCAEGTSTICGCDSHHKGPPGEGWKWGGCSEDADFGVLVSREFADARENRPDARSAMNKHNNEAGRTTILDHMHLKCKCHGLSGSCEVKTCWWAQPDFRAIGDFLKDKYDSASEMVVEKHRESRGWVETLRAKYSLFKPPTERDLVYYENSPNFCEPNPETGSFGTRDRTCNVTSHGIDGCDLLCCGRGHNTRTEKRKEKCHCIFHWCCYVSCQECIRIYDVHTCK from the exons ATGCCCTCGGCCCCTCTTCCCCGGGGCGCCCCGAGGGCTGGGGCGGCTGGGATTGGGGCGAGTGAGCGGCGCGGCGGTGACCCCGGGGCCGGGAGCACAATTGGACTCGGGACCTCGGGCCCCGTTGCCGCAGCCCTAGGTCGGCCTTCGCAGCGCAGGCGCGGGGCGCGGGCGGCACCGGCTCCGCACTCTCCGCCCTCCCGTCGGTGGAACTGGGACGGGCCCCTCT CCACCCGCGAGTCGGCCTTCGTGCACGCCATCGCCTCGGCCGGCGTGGCCTTCGCCGTCACCCGCTCCTGCGCCGAGGGCACCTCCACCATTTGCGGCTGTGACTCGCATCATAAAGGGCCGCCTGGCGAAGGCTGGAAGTGGGGCGGCTGCAGCGAAGACGCTGACTTCGGGGTGTTAGTGTCCAGGGAGTTCGCGGACGCGCGTGAGAACAGGCCGGACGCACGCTCGGCCATGAACAAGCACAACAACGAGGCGGGCCGCACG ACTATCCTGGACCACATGCACCTCAAATGCAAGTGTCACGGGCTGTCGGGCAGCTGTGAGGTGAAGACCTGCTGGTGGGCGCAGCCTGACTTCCGTGCCATTGGCGACTTCCTCAAGGACAAGTATGACAGCGCCTCGGAGATGGTAGTAGAGAAGCACCGTGAGTCCCGAGGCTGGGTGGAGACCCTCCGGGCCAAGTACTCGCTCTTCAAGCCGCCCACTGAGAGGGACCTGGTCTACTACGAGAACTCACCCAACTTTTGTGAGCCCAACCCGGAGACGGGTTCTTTTGGCACAAGGGACCGGACTTGCAACGTCACCTCCCATGGCATTGATGGCTGCGATCTGCTCTGCTGTGGCCGTGGCCACAACACGAGGACGGAGAAGCGGAAGGAAAAATGCCACTGCATCTTCCACTGGTGCTGCTACGTCAGCTGCCAGGAGTGTATTCGCATCTACGATGTGCACACCTGCAAGTAG